The sequence below is a genomic window from Ornithobacterium rhinotracheale.
AATCACGGTATCTTTGGCATAAGGGATATAGTCCAGTGATTTTACCGAGATGTCTCTATCTTTAAACGAATACCTCTGGCTAAAATTTTGATGCAGGGGGAAGCCCACTTTTTTGCTATTCAAAAAAGTCATTGTATAGGGCGTTTCGTAGGCTAAATGCTGGTCTCCATCAAATATATCGAGCTTCACATAAGTTTTGCTGGATATGATATGGTTCGAGGTTTGCCCCTCACGAATATTCATCATACCCTCCACCGAGAAGAGGTGCGTATACGCCGCCCCGATGAATATTACAATAAAGGCCAAATGGAAGAGCAACACGCTCCACTTGCCCCTGTGCCAGAGGCGATACCTAAAAATATTGGCAATGAAATTAATGATTAAAAGCACCTGCAAAAGGCTGAACCAAGTGCTGTAATATACCAATTGCTTAGCCGCAGGCGTTCCGTAATCATTCTCTATAAAAGTAGCCACCGCCATAGCCACGGCATAGATTAAAAGCATCACCGCCATAGCACGGGTAGATAAAAGAAGTTTCTTTAAAATATCCATTCAAGTAAAATTAAAATCCATTATTTAATCCGAGCATTCAATATTATTGCTCAATCCATTTTAGAATCTCGGCATCCGTAGGCTTCACGCGCGATTCATAGACGCGCGCCACGCTGCCATCTTCATTGATTAGGAATTTCTGAAAATTCCATTTCACTGGTGCATCCATCACCCCGTTTTCGCTCTTTTGGGTTAAAAAACGATAGAGCGGTGCTTGTTCTTTGCCCACCACATTGATTTTCCCCATCATCGGGAAGCTAACATTAAATCGGCTGGTGCAGAATTTCTTAATCTCTGCATTGCTCCCAGGCTCCTGCCCCTTGAAATCATTAGAGGGGAACCCAATGATGGTGAAGTTGTGCTGCTTATACTTTTGGTATAGCTCCTCCAAATCTGCATACTGTGGTGTAAATCCGCACTCGGAGGCGGTATTGACAATCATAATTTTCTGCCCCCTTAAATCTGAGAGTTTAAACTCATTCCCATCAATATCCTGCACCGTAAATTGGTAAATATTCTTCACCTCACTAGGCACGGCGGCTGCTTGCTCCTCGGGCGCCTTAGCCTTTTGCTGGAATTGGCACGCGCTGAACGATATTGCACACGCAAGTAAAAGTATTTTTTTCATTTTAAACTGGTAAAAATTTCGGCTAAAATACAAAAAATATAAAAAACAGACTAAAAGCTCCCTATTCATAACATTTAGGCTGAAAAATAACTTGTGGCGCTTTTTTTACAAGAAAAATGAGGGCTTGGGCAAGGTTTAGGGGCTTTTTTTGCCCGAAAATCGATTTTATGTATGGAATGTTTCTAAATTTTTGTAGCTTTATCGTCCGATTTTTAGGCTTAATTGAATGGTGTGAAAAAAGAAATTCAAAGCAAAGTAATATGAGTGATTATAAATACATTAATCGAGAGATTAGCTGGCTTAAATTTAATGCAAGGGTGTTGCAGGAGGCCAGAGATAAGAGCGTGCCACTGCTAGAACGCCTGCGTTTTTTAGGCATTTACTCGAATAATTTAGATGAGTTTTACAAGGTGCGGTATGCCACGGTGGTGCGTGCTTTGGAGATAGACCAAAAGATTTATTCCAACATCATTAAAGGGCAATCGCTCAAAACCTTGCTCAATGATATCAAGGAGAGCGTGTCGTTGCAGCAACAGACTTATGATGATACTTATGATGAAATCATTCAAGCGCTGGAAAAGGAGAATATATTCTTTATCGATGATACCGAGGTTTCGGGCAAGTATGCGGATTATATTCGCAATTATTATCAAGATAAATTAAGCCACACCATCGCGGTGTACTTGGTACCGCCAGATACTACCAAGATTCCAGAGCTTCGGG
It includes:
- a CDS encoding glutathione peroxidase — translated: MKKILLLACAISFSACQFQQKAKAPEEQAAAVPSEVKNIYQFTVQDIDGNEFKLSDLRGQKIMIVNTASECGFTPQYADLEELYQKYKQHNFTIIGFPSNDFKGQEPGSNAEIKKFCTSRFNVSFPMMGKINVVGKEQAPLYRFLTQKSENGVMDAPVKWNFQKFLINEDGSVARVYESRVKPTDAEILKWIEQ